A region of Ignavibacteriota bacterium DNA encodes the following proteins:
- a CDS encoding T9SS type A sorting domain-containing protein, which translates to MKKLVTLFILLAIIPLFADSAEEHRRAKEAFKRYMKAAHPLPETVKKIEIGDAFLSKEKKLPKFLNVDATIDELASEPNKMQNESSIAVNPKNPNNLIASAVDYRANSSTWVYVSSDGGLTWRNLNLGKPYPNWRSTNDPSVYFDTEGVGYLCYGGFGDVLNSDAGLVGENGVFIAKTTDEGVTWKAHIPVIIHLGNQTMDSTFEDKYYVQVDNSLQSPYHRHVYVPWKRVTPRDSATQIVISKSTDLGESWSEPVNVSHRLPGSSEDTTYGQSFPLASTGPKGELYIVWNHGIEHGVGFSKSYDGGKTFTDPRIIHRYNIFGETRFLTGQGGYRHTVKEVVRAETYPVLITDITDGPRRGTLYLCWSGDNYPNVYFSKSTDEGESWSNPVIVHSDTTNDQFWQWMSIDPLNGDLSIMYLDSRNDAENIMVECYVSYSSDGGNTWIDRRVSDTQSDLRLNPFSGRSFAGDYSGSAFYDGIIYPSWVDMRNAVFNISDSDIFTAIINIRAPEPPDNFENISDFANPLELNFSWEPPTKRAFGQELKPEDFVHKLMRDNRIIATLDGNEDKFSDTDVEPFKMYEYQIYAVAGKDSSIVRELIAYPGGSKQPNAPSIVTIEGNLSNNVSMEIKLPTLRTDSITPIVNLKSAKVYRNKTAIGSITLTPQDTGKTIQFSDNPAELGFYSYKAGISDFFDILQEETVSELSLPKAVFTGSSVESVREDFESIPLPYYFISGDWEVTDEVAAVGSKSISNAPFRQHGNLQFDTLIFLPVAMPEKDDLFMTFMHICSVPADDSALIEISYDDMKSWQPLAKYNRNMYPDWSNNSVSNSDWKFERLLIPNMESAQRVFVRLLFESNTFRNGNGWYLDDVVIGQKSVSVSDEMFSESIRVFPNPAQDYVKIISGNGEFSRVKIFSIHGLQILDYISDNSQDITIDLPNFASGSYFVEITNDNGQKIRKILFINK; encoded by the coding sequence ATGAAAAAACTTGTTACTCTTTTTATATTATTGGCAATTATACCACTTTTTGCGGATTCTGCAGAAGAGCACCGCCGAGCAAAAGAGGCTTTTAAGAGATATATGAAAGCTGCTCATCCACTTCCTGAAACTGTTAAGAAAATTGAAATTGGCGATGCTTTTTTATCTAAAGAAAAAAAACTGCCAAAATTTCTGAATGTTGATGCAACAATTGATGAATTGGCTTCAGAACCAAATAAGATGCAGAATGAATCATCAATTGCTGTTAATCCTAAAAATCCAAACAATTTAATCGCTTCCGCTGTTGATTATCGGGCAAACTCATCTACATGGGTCTATGTATCGAGCGACGGCGGTTTAACATGGAGAAATCTCAACCTTGGAAAACCATATCCAAACTGGCGTTCTACAAATGACCCGTCAGTATATTTTGATACTGAAGGTGTCGGTTACTTATGCTATGGCGGGTTTGGTGATGTACTAAATTCTGATGCCGGTTTAGTTGGAGAAAATGGAGTATTCATTGCTAAAACAACCGACGAAGGTGTTACTTGGAAAGCCCACATTCCGGTAATTATACATTTGGGTAATCAAACAATGGATTCCACTTTTGAAGACAAATATTATGTGCAGGTAGATAACTCTCTTCAATCGCCTTACCACAGACATGTTTATGTCCCATGGAAAAGAGTGACACCAAGGGATTCTGCAACTCAAATTGTGATATCTAAATCAACAGATTTAGGTGAAAGCTGGTCTGAACCGGTAAACGTAAGCCACCGCCTTCCCGGTTCGAGTGAAGATACAACTTACGGACAAAGCTTCCCGCTTGCTTCGACCGGTCCGAAAGGAGAGCTTTATATTGTTTGGAATCATGGGATAGAACATGGCGTAGGATTTTCAAAATCTTACGATGGTGGCAAAACTTTTACAGATCCAAGAATAATCCACCGATATAACATCTTCGGTGAAACTCGGTTTCTGACCGGTCAGGGTGGATACAGACACACTGTCAAAGAAGTCGTCAGAGCTGAAACCTATCCGGTTTTGATTACCGATATTACTGACGGTCCAAGACGAGGAACTCTTTATCTTTGCTGGTCAGGTGATAATTATCCAAATGTCTATTTTTCAAAATCAACTGATGAAGGCGAATCCTGGTCAAATCCTGTGATTGTTCATTCGGATACAACAAATGACCAGTTCTGGCAGTGGATGAGTATTGACCCACTTAATGGTGACCTTAGCATAATGTATCTTGATAGTCGGAATGACGCTGAAAATATTATGGTTGAGTGTTATGTCAGCTATTCAAGCGATGGAGGCAATACCTGGATTGACAGAAGAGTATCTGATACTCAAAGCGACCTAAGACTCAATCCTTTTTCAGGTAGGTCATTTGCAGGAGATTACAGCGGAAGTGCATTCTATGATGGTATAATTTATCCGTCATGGGTGGATATGCGAAATGCTGTTTTCAATATTTCGGATAGTGATATTTTTACAGCAATCATAAATATAAGAGCACCTGAACCCCCTGACAACTTTGAAAATATCTCGGATTTTGCTAATCCGCTTGAGCTAAATTTTTCATGGGAACCTCCAACTAAAAGAGCTTTCGGACAAGAACTTAAGCCTGAAGATTTTGTGCACAAGCTAATGAGGGATAATAGAATCATCGCAACTCTGGATGGGAATGAAGACAAATTCAGTGATACTGATGTTGAGCCTTTTAAAATGTACGAGTATCAGATTTATGCAGTTGCCGGAAAAGATTCAAGTATTGTCCGTGAATTAATTGCCTATCCGGGTGGTTCTAAGCAGCCAAATGCTCCATCTATTGTGACAATTGAAGGTAATTTAAGCAATAATGTTTCTATGGAAATTAAATTGCCGACTTTGAGAACAGATAGTATAACTCCAATTGTAAATCTCAAATCTGCAAAAGTTTACAGAAATAAAACTGCAATCGGGTCTATTACTTTAACGCCACAGGACACAGGCAAAACTATTCAATTTTCTGACAATCCTGCCGAACTTGGTTTTTACAGCTACAAAGCCGGCATAAGTGACTTTTTTGATATATTGCAAGAAGAAACTGTAAGCGAGTTAAGCCTTCCTAAAGCAGTATTCACAGGGTCCAGTGTTGAATCAGTCAGAGAAGACTTTGAATCAATTCCACTACCATATTATTTTATTTCCGGTGATTGGGAAGTAACTGATGAAGTTGCTGCTGTAGGCTCAAAATCAATTAGTAATGCCCCTTTCCGGCAGCACGGAAATCTGCAGTTTGATACATTGATTTTTTTACCGGTTGCAATGCCGGAAAAAGATGATTTATTCATGACATTTATGCACATTTGCTCAGTTCCTGCAGATGATTCTGCTTTAATTGAAATTTCGTATGATGATATGAAAAGCTGGCAGCCTCTTGCAAAATACAACCGAAATATGTACCCTGATTGGAGCAATAATTCAGTTTCCAACAGCGATTGGAAATTTGAAAGGTTGTTAATTCCGAATATGGAATCAGCCCAAAGAGTATTTGTCAGACTACTTTTTGAATCAAATACATTCAGAAACGGCAACGGCTGGTATTTGGATGATGTTGTTATTGGTCAGAAATCAGTATCGGTAAGTGACGAAATGTTCTCTGAATCAATTCGTGTATTTCCTAATCCTGCTCAGGATTATGTAAAAATTATTTCCGGAAATGGTGAATTTTCCCGAGTCAAGATTTTTAGTATCCATGGTTTGCAAATACTGGATTATATTTCAGATAATTCTCAGGATATTACAATTGATTTACCAAACTTTGCCAGCGGCTCTTATTTTGTCGAAATTACTAACGATAACGGACAAAAAATCAGAAAGATATTATTCATAAATAAATAG